The following are encoded in a window of Bacillus sp. SORGH_AS_0510 genomic DNA:
- a CDS encoding N-acetyltransferase: protein MGVKVEKLKVNFKTLEEFKKFKEYGIQELSMIEDLEANMVEDDSESPFYGIYFGDKLVARMSLYQIDAKFDRYFYPPQNYLELWKLEVLGDYQGKGFGKALVEFAKSFGLPIKTNPRVQSSGFWEKMGFSKVEYDMERDRGENPLVWYPEGVEAQQ, encoded by the coding sequence ATGGGCGTAAAAGTGGAGAAACTAAAGGTTAATTTCAAAACACTAGAGGAATTTAAAAAATTCAAAGAATATGGAATTCAGGAATTATCCATGATAGAAGACCTTGAAGCAAATATGGTGGAAGATGATAGTGAATCTCCATTTTACGGTATCTACTTCGGGGACAAATTAGTAGCAAGAATGAGTTTATATCAAATTGACGCCAAATTCGATCGTTATTTTTACCCGCCGCAGAATTATTTAGAATTATGGAAACTTGAAGTATTAGGAGATTATCAAGGTAAAGGCTTTGGTAAAGCACTTGTTGAATTCGCTAAAAGCTTTGGCCTGCCTATTAAGACGAATCCTAGAGTACAATCAAGTGGCTTTTGGGAAAAGATGGGCTTCTCTAAGGTTGAATACGATATGGAACGAGACCGCGGAGAAAATCCATTGGTTTGGTATCCAGAAGGTGTTGAAGCACAACAATAA
- a CDS encoding RsfA family transcriptional regulator → MSPTRQDAWSQDEDLLLAEVVLRHIREGGTQLQAFEEVGKQLSRTSAACGFRWNSYVRKQYKSGIELAKRQRKELKKTVSSSEEEGIQEKVNVDLAPSSTGSEQKNTLTFPAVIHFLEGVRKKAEVWANFEEDRKNSLEKIKELEKKTFYLAAENERLSKNLKAIEEDYRSLIEIMERARKMVVLQDEDRQQKVKFQMDKNGNLERVEK, encoded by the coding sequence ATGTCACCCACTCGACAAGATGCGTGGTCCCAGGACGAAGACTTATTACTCGCTGAAGTTGTGTTACGGCATATCCGTGAAGGTGGGACCCAATTGCAGGCGTTTGAAGAAGTAGGCAAACAGCTTTCGCGTACTTCGGCTGCTTGTGGATTCCGTTGGAACTCATATGTTCGAAAACAATATAAATCAGGCATTGAACTTGCTAAAAGGCAAAGAAAAGAATTGAAAAAAACAGTAAGCTCCTCGGAAGAAGAAGGAATCCAAGAAAAAGTGAATGTTGATTTGGCACCATCGTCGACAGGTAGTGAACAAAAGAACACCCTAACATTTCCTGCTGTCATTCATTTCTTAGAAGGTGTTCGCAAAAAAGCGGAAGTTTGGGCGAATTTTGAAGAGGACAGGAAGAATTCACTTGAAAAGATTAAAGAGTTAGAAAAGAAAACTTTTTATCTAGCTGCAGAGAATGAAAGACTGTCAAAAAACTTAAAAGCCATTGAAGAGGATTACCGCTCGTTGATTGAAATAATGGAAAGAGCTAGAAAAATGGTTGTGCTACAAGACGAAGATCGACAGCAAAAGGTGAAATTCCAAATGGATAAAAACGGAAATCTTGAGCGAGTTGAAAAATAA
- a CDS encoding enoyl-CoA hydratase/isomerase family protein, which yields MTYLIEKNDKGYLLFTITRAEKRNAINYEVMNGLNEAIKRASEPDIKALVITGIGNHAFCSGGDLSVFHLLRTKEEAYPMLSKMANTLYSLLTLPIPTIALINGTAIGGGCELAISCDFRIARRGIKAGFVQGKQAITTGWGGGSILGEKLSQRAAMKLLMEAEIQTAEELKEAGFIDELFESNGKVACEQFLENFLTKELSVLQSYKMMWVRKWEEAKLRDRIEEEVRNCAVLWESDAHHKHVINFISKKHE from the coding sequence TTGACATATTTAATTGAGAAAAATGATAAAGGATATTTATTATTTACCATTACGAGAGCTGAAAAGAGAAACGCGATTAATTATGAAGTTATGAATGGTTTAAATGAAGCGATAAAAAGAGCTTCAGAACCTGATATTAAAGCACTAGTCATTACTGGCATTGGAAATCATGCCTTTTGTTCTGGAGGAGATTTGTCAGTTTTTCATCTACTTCGTACAAAAGAAGAAGCATATCCTATGCTTTCAAAAATGGCAAACACACTCTATTCACTACTGACCTTACCTATCCCGACAATTGCTCTTATAAACGGTACAGCCATTGGAGGAGGTTGTGAGCTAGCAATCTCATGTGACTTCCGTATAGCTAGAAGAGGAATAAAAGCAGGATTTGTTCAGGGGAAACAAGCAATCACAACCGGTTGGGGGGGAGGTTCCATTCTAGGAGAAAAGCTTTCGCAGAGGGCTGCAATGAAGCTATTAATGGAAGCGGAGATCCAAACGGCAGAAGAGCTAAAAGAGGCTGGGTTTATTGACGAACTCTTCGAATCTAACGGAAAAGTAGCTTGTGAGCAATTTCTAGAAAACTTTTTAACGAAAGAATTAAGTGTTCTTCAATCTTATAAAATGATGTGGGTGAGAAAGTGGGAAGAGGCTAAGCTGAGAGATAGGATTGAAGAAGAGGTAAGAAACTGTGCTGTATTATGGGAAAGTGATGCACATCATAAACATGTAATAAATTTTATTAGTAAAAAACATGAATAA
- the rpmF gene encoding 50S ribosomal protein L32, with amino-acid sequence MAVPFRRTSKTAKRKRRTHFKLNVPGMVACPNCGEMKLAHRVCKACGTYKGKDVVND; translated from the coding sequence ATGGCTGTACCTTTTAGAAGAACTTCTAAAACTGCAAAAAGAAAGCGTCGTACTCATTTTAAATTAAACGTACCTGGTATGGTAGCTTGCCCAAACTGTGGTGAAATGAAACTTGCTCACCGCGTATGTAAAGCTTGCGGAACATACAAAGGAAAAGACGTTGTAAACGACTAA
- a CDS encoding DUF177 domain-containing protein produces the protein MKWTLSQLQKYRNKDFPIDETIRVDEIKEVDSTIREVSPMHISGRGDIDSTKVTFHLKIEGHLILPCSRTLVDVKLPINVETTETFLLQGSVYETEEDAYQVKGDVIDIMPIIREILLLEVPMQVFCEDVNSEEAAPQSGKDWEVVHEEEQSKKIDPRLAGLAKFFNENNSSSES, from the coding sequence TTGAAATGGACATTAAGTCAATTACAAAAATATCGAAACAAGGATTTTCCGATTGATGAAACGATTCGGGTGGATGAGATAAAAGAAGTTGATTCTACTATCCGAGAGGTATCTCCTATGCATATTTCAGGGCGTGGAGATATTGATTCAACGAAAGTGACTTTCCATTTGAAAATCGAAGGTCATTTAATCCTTCCTTGTTCTCGTACTTTAGTGGATGTAAAACTTCCAATTAATGTCGAAACAACTGAAACTTTCCTCTTACAAGGTTCAGTTTATGAAACTGAAGAGGATGCATATCAAGTAAAAGGCGATGTGATTGATATTATGCCGATCATTCGTGAAATTCTTTTACTTGAGGTTCCAATGCAAGTCTTTTGTGAAGATGTCAATAGTGAAGAAGCTGCTCCTCAGTCCGGTAAAGATTGGGAAGTTGTTCATGAAGAGGAACAATCTAAAAAGATTGACCCTCGTTTGGCAGGGCTTGCAAAGTTTTTTAACGAAAACAATTCTTCTTCCGAATCATAA
- a CDS encoding nucleotidyltransferase, which translates to MKAVGLIVEYNPFHNGHAYHLSASKEAAQADVVIAVMSGNFLQRGEPALLSKWYRTKMALLNGVDIVFELPYRFATQKAEIFANGAISILEAARCESICFGSESGDISSFLHTIEYIKEEEKNLDDGIKFFMDTGVSYPKATALAFKQLQSSNNYLDLAKPNNILGLEYIKAIQRQHSLINPMTVTRKNANYHDEHFTSETIASATSIRKAIFSPKAEGQGIDQYVPAATKQLLEEYFHHFQLFHQWENYWSYLQFRLIHSSTEDLKEIYEMEEGLENRLQAAAIQSESFQQFMERIKTKRYTWTRLQRLCVHILTNTKKVEMNSNLEKATYLRLLGMTANGREYLNKTKKDFTLPLVSKLSSFKENMIDLDVKAARVYALGVPNHLKDEMFKQEFSQPPIYIK; encoded by the coding sequence ATGAAAGCTGTTGGCTTAATTGTTGAATATAATCCTTTCCATAATGGCCATGCCTATCATTTAAGTGCTTCAAAGGAAGCGGCACAGGCAGATGTTGTCATTGCAGTGATGAGTGGAAATTTTTTGCAGAGAGGGGAACCTGCACTATTGTCCAAATGGTATCGGACAAAAATGGCATTACTGAACGGGGTAGACATCGTTTTTGAACTCCCCTACCGCTTTGCTACACAGAAAGCAGAAATTTTTGCAAACGGGGCAATATCTATTCTAGAAGCAGCCAGATGTGAATCCATTTGCTTTGGAAGTGAGAGTGGTGACATTTCTTCCTTTCTTCACACCATCGAATACATAAAAGAAGAAGAAAAGAATCTTGATGACGGAATAAAATTTTTTATGGATACAGGTGTTAGTTATCCAAAAGCAACAGCACTTGCATTTAAACAATTACAAAGTTCAAATAACTACCTGGATCTAGCAAAGCCCAATAACATTTTAGGTCTTGAATACATTAAAGCAATCCAACGACAACACAGTTTAATCAATCCAATGACTGTGACACGTAAAAATGCCAATTACCATGATGAACATTTCACATCAGAAACAATTGCTAGTGCAACAAGTATAAGAAAAGCTATTTTTTCTCCAAAGGCTGAAGGTCAAGGAATTGATCAATATGTACCTGCGGCAACAAAGCAGTTATTAGAGGAATATTTCCATCATTTCCAGTTGTTTCATCAATGGGAAAATTACTGGAGTTATTTACAATTCCGACTAATTCATAGCAGTACCGAGGATCTTAAGGAGATCTACGAAATGGAGGAAGGCCTTGAAAATAGGTTACAGGCTGCTGCTATCCAATCAGAGAGCTTTCAGCAATTTATGGAGAGGATCAAAACAAAGAGATACACATGGACAAGACTTCAAAGGCTTTGCGTTCATATCTTAACAAATACAAAAAAAGTAGAAATGAACAGTAACTTAGAAAAAGCAACCTATTTAAGACTTTTAGGGATGACAGCTAACGGAAGAGAATACTTAAATAAAACAAAAAAGGATTTTACTTTACCTCTTGTATCAAAGCTCTCTAGCTTTAAGGAAAATATGATAGACCTTGACGTTAAAGCAGCGCGTGTTTACGCTCTAGGTGTCCCCAATCATTTAAAGGATGAAATGTTCAAACAAGAGTTTAGTCAACCACCAATATATATAAAATAA
- a CDS encoding SepM family pheromone-processing serine protease codes for MRKKIYIGSVLLFTLLLIFGMYYSLPYYVSKPGMAKELGPIISVEDGYKDEGNFMLTTVRMGRANIYSYLEAKLMKYEELYPLDMVLYKKETEEEYNVRQLHLMAESKLNAIEVAYHKAGVPVHYKYKGIYVVQVIPGMPAEGKIKAGDRIFKVDGHEFPSSEKFIEYVGTKKAGDQVTLTFSRNKVANTVTLNVKQFKDDPSKVGIGISLVDDKEIHVDPKVKVKTDEIGGPSAGLMFSLEIYNQLTEEDLTKGYQIAGTGTISEDGIVGPIGGIEQKIVAADKAGAEIFLAPNENGVKNSNYRAAVKTARDINTKMKIIPIDTFDDAVTYLKQLKQK; via the coding sequence ATGCGTAAAAAAATATATATTGGGTCTGTACTTTTATTTACACTGCTTCTTATCTTTGGTATGTATTATTCTTTACCATACTATGTATCCAAACCAGGCATGGCTAAAGAACTTGGACCAATCATATCAGTAGAAGATGGATATAAAGATGAAGGAAATTTCATGCTTACCACTGTTAGAATGGGAAGAGCAAATATCTATTCCTACTTAGAAGCAAAGCTCATGAAATATGAGGAATTGTATCCGCTTGATATGGTTTTATATAAAAAAGAAACCGAAGAGGAATACAATGTTAGACAATTACACTTAATGGCAGAGTCAAAACTTAATGCAATTGAAGTTGCTTACCACAAAGCAGGAGTGCCTGTCCATTATAAATATAAAGGAATCTATGTTGTCCAAGTGATTCCTGGGATGCCAGCGGAAGGAAAAATCAAAGCTGGTGATCGTATATTTAAAGTAGATGGGCATGAATTTCCTTCTTCAGAAAAATTCATTGAGTACGTAGGCACTAAAAAAGCTGGAGATCAGGTGACATTAACTTTCTCAAGAAATAAAGTAGCGAATACAGTAACATTAAATGTAAAACAATTTAAAGATGATCCTAGTAAGGTTGGTATAGGTATATCATTGGTAGATGATAAGGAAATTCATGTTGACCCGAAGGTGAAAGTTAAAACAGATGAAATTGGCGGACCATCGGCAGGACTCATGTTCTCATTAGAAATTTATAATCAGTTAACAGAGGAAGATTTGACGAAAGGCTATCAGATAGCTGGTACAGGTACTATAAGTGAGGACGGGATCGTGGGCCCTATTGGCGGAATTGAACAAAAAATTGTCGCAGCAGATAAGGCGGGGGCGGAAATCTTTTTAGCACCGAATGAAAATGGGGTGAAAAATTCTAACTATCGTGCAGCAGTTAAAACAGCTCGTGATATTAACACAAAAATGAAAATCATCCCGATTGATACATTTGATGATGCAGTAACTTACTTGAAACAATTAAAACAAAAATAA
- a CDS encoding patatin-like phospholipase family protein, with translation MEHPKIGLALGSGGARGFAHLGVIKAFKDAGIPIHLIAGSSMGALVGSFYGAGIEMERLYKLSTAFKRKYFLDFTVPKMGFISGKKVKEFIKVFTHGKNIEDLNIPIGIVATDLLTGEKIVFKKGPVADAVRASISIPGIFVPEKYDGRILVDGGVSDRVPVSVAREMGADIVIAVDVSRVKRNAEISSIYDVIMQSIDIMQSEIVRNREITADVMIRPPVENYSSRAFTNIEEIINIGEEVAKGYIKQIETVIEQWKGKQ, from the coding sequence ATGGAGCACCCTAAAATAGGTTTGGCACTTGGTTCAGGCGGTGCGCGTGGGTTTGCTCATTTAGGTGTCATAAAGGCATTTAAGGATGCTGGAATTCCTATTCATTTAATAGCAGGGAGCAGCATGGGAGCACTTGTAGGCAGCTTTTATGGGGCAGGTATTGAAATGGAACGCCTCTACAAATTATCAACCGCCTTTAAAAGAAAATATTTTTTGGATTTCACCGTGCCAAAAATGGGTTTTATCTCTGGAAAAAAAGTAAAGGAGTTTATTAAGGTTTTTACCCATGGAAAAAATATAGAAGATTTAAATATACCGATAGGAATTGTAGCCACTGACTTATTAACGGGGGAAAAAATTGTTTTTAAAAAGGGACCTGTTGCAGATGCTGTACGTGCAAGTATCTCTATTCCAGGGATTTTTGTTCCAGAAAAGTATGATGGAAGAATTCTCGTTGACGGTGGTGTCAGTGACCGTGTTCCGGTATCTGTTGCTAGGGAAATGGGCGCAGATATTGTCATTGCCGTAGATGTTTCGAGAGTAAAACGGAATGCTGAAATTTCTTCTATATATGACGTTATTATGCAAAGCATAGATATCATGCAATCAGAAATAGTCAGAAACAGAGAGATTACAGCGGATGTCATGATTCGTCCCCCTGTAGAAAACTATAGTTCACGAGCGTTTACTAATATTGAAGAAATTATCAATATCGGTGAAGAAGTAGCGAAGGGGTATATAAAGCAAATTGAAACTGTCATTGAACAGTGGAAGGGGAAACAATAG
- the ylbJ gene encoding sporulation integral membrane protein YlbJ, translated as MFRSKLKTLFLSLSVTILAVSLISYPQESFDASIRGLNMWWEIVFPSLLPFFIVSEMLIGFGVVKFIGVLLEPLMRPLFKVPGVGGFVWAMGMASGFPAGAKFTARLRQEGHLTQIEAERLVSFTNSSNPLFIFGAVSVGFFYNPHLGVLLALAHYLGNICVGLIMRFYGKETPEATNEKRKRFKVRSALSALHQTRLKDNRPIGKLLGDAVNSSIQTLLMVGGFIILFSVINKLLYHLHITAALARAVEGLLSSISFPEMLSIPFISGLFEITLGSQLTSQVQDATLLQKAMMTSFILAFSGFSVQAQVASILAQTDIRFKPFFIARILQGIFASIFAFVLWKPIYVRFNSNEQPSNALPVSFFGENSLTHDFYHKMMEVGPLITILSLLVYVLILFSRLRKQKS; from the coding sequence TTGTTTCGTTCAAAACTTAAGACACTATTCCTCTCTTTATCGGTCACCATCTTAGCAGTATCATTGATTTCTTACCCCCAAGAGTCCTTTGACGCTTCGATACGAGGCCTGAATATGTGGTGGGAGATAGTATTTCCTTCCCTGCTGCCTTTTTTTATTGTTTCTGAAATGTTAATAGGGTTTGGAGTTGTGAAATTCATTGGTGTTCTTTTAGAGCCCCTTATGAGGCCGCTATTCAAGGTTCCGGGAGTGGGAGGATTTGTTTGGGCTATGGGAATGGCCTCCGGATTTCCTGCCGGGGCAAAATTTACTGCAAGATTACGCCAAGAAGGGCACTTAACCCAAATTGAAGCAGAGAGGCTCGTATCCTTTACCAATTCCTCAAACCCACTATTTATATTTGGTGCGGTATCAGTCGGATTTTTCTATAATCCTCACTTAGGAGTCTTATTGGCACTTGCTCACTATTTAGGGAATATTTGTGTTGGACTCATTATGCGTTTTTATGGAAAGGAAACTCCTGAGGCAACAAATGAGAAACGAAAAAGATTCAAGGTTAGATCCGCCCTTTCCGCTTTGCACCAGACCAGATTAAAGGATAACCGGCCGATAGGTAAGCTGCTTGGTGATGCCGTAAATTCCTCTATTCAAACCTTATTAATGGTCGGCGGTTTTATCATTTTATTTTCGGTCATTAACAAGCTGCTCTATCACTTACATATTACAGCTGCGCTGGCAAGAGCTGTTGAAGGACTACTCTCTTCCATTTCCTTTCCGGAAATGCTGAGCATCCCTTTTATTTCAGGTTTATTTGAAATTACCTTAGGTAGTCAGTTGACAAGCCAGGTACAGGACGCCACCCTCTTACAAAAAGCAATGATGACCAGCTTTATCCTCGCTTTTAGTGGATTTAGTGTGCAAGCCCAAGTTGCGAGTATTTTAGCCCAGACAGATATTAGATTTAAGCCCTTTTTTATAGCAAGGATTCTCCAAGGAATCTTTGCGAGTATTTTTGCATTCGTATTATGGAAACCCATCTATGTACGTTTTAATAGTAATGAGCAGCCCTCAAATGCTTTACCCGTAAGTTTTTTTGGTGAAAACTCTTTGACTCACGACTTCTATCATAAAATGATGGAAGTAGGCCCGCTTATAACCATACTTTCACTTTTAGTTTATGTACTAATCTTGTTTAGCAGATTAAGAAAGCAAAAAAGCTAG
- the coaD gene encoding pantetheine-phosphate adenylyltransferase gives MASIAVCPGSFDPITYGHLDIIRRGAKVFDMVYVVVLNNSAKNPLFTVEERINLINEVTKDMPNVKVDEFAGLLVDYAKSVNANAILRGLRAVSDFEYEMQITSMNRVLNEDIETFFIMTNNQYSFLSSSIVKEVAKYNGNISELVPPIVERELHKKFNTETKES, from the coding sequence TTGGCAAGTATAGCTGTTTGTCCAGGGAGTTTTGATCCAATAACATATGGTCATTTGGATATTATCCGAAGAGGGGCCAAGGTTTTCGATATGGTATATGTTGTTGTGCTAAATAATTCAGCTAAAAATCCACTTTTTACGGTGGAAGAGAGAATTAATTTAATCAACGAAGTAACAAAGGATATGCCAAATGTAAAAGTCGATGAATTTGCTGGGCTCCTAGTGGACTATGCAAAAAGTGTTAACGCAAATGCCATATTGCGTGGGTTACGTGCAGTCTCTGACTTTGAGTATGAAATGCAAATTACCTCAATGAATAGAGTGTTAAATGAAGATATTGAAACTTTTTTCATTATGACCAACAATCAGTATTCATTCTTAAGTTCTAGTATTGTAAAAGAAGTAGCAAAATACAATGGAAATATCTCAGAACTGGTTCCGCCAATTGTTGAAAGAGAATTACATAAGAAATTTAATACTGAAACAAAGGAAAGCTAG
- the rsmD gene encoding 16S rRNA (guanine(966)-N(2))-methyltransferase RsmD, with translation MRIVSGKCKGRPLKAVPGNTTRPTTDKVKEALFNMIGPYFDGGIGLDLFAGSGGLGLEALSRGLEKVIFIDREPKAIQVINENIKACKFEDQTEIYRNDAERALKALIKREITFDYIFLDPPYKKQQLVSLMEKMDQQELIKKNGIIVCEHSFDVELPHSVGRLTQMKHEKYGMIAVTIYSRNSEE, from the coding sequence GTGAGAATCGTGTCAGGCAAGTGTAAAGGGAGACCTTTAAAAGCCGTTCCGGGAAATACAACCAGACCTACAACCGATAAAGTTAAAGAAGCGTTATTTAATATGATCGGACCTTATTTTGATGGCGGCATAGGATTAGACCTGTTTGCTGGTAGTGGAGGATTAGGCTTAGAGGCTTTAAGTAGAGGATTAGAGAAGGTTATTTTTATCGACCGTGAGCCAAAGGCTATCCAAGTGATAAATGAAAATATTAAGGCATGTAAGTTTGAAGATCAAACAGAGATTTATCGCAATGATGCAGAACGAGCTTTAAAAGCTTTGATTAAACGGGAGATTACCTTTGATTACATATTTTTAGACCCTCCCTATAAAAAACAGCAATTGGTTAGTCTAATGGAAAAAATGGATCAGCAAGAACTAATAAAGAAGAATGGCATTATTGTTTGTGAACACAGTTTTGATGTAGAATTGCCTCACTCAGTAGGTCGTTTAACACAAATGAAGCATGAAAAATATGGGATGATTGCTGTGACGATTTATTCGCGAAACAGTGAGGAATAG